The following coding sequences lie in one Chelonoidis abingdonii isolate Lonesome George chromosome 6, CheloAbing_2.0, whole genome shotgun sequence genomic window:
- the ST8SIA3 gene encoding alpha-N-acetylneuraminate alpha-2,8-sialyltransferase ST8SIA3: MRNCKMVRVASVLGLVMLSVALLILSLISYVSLKKDNIFTTPRYASSGVPRMYMFHAGFRSQFALKFLDPSFIPITNSLTHELQEKPSKWSFNRTAFLHQRQGILQHVDVIKNFSLTKNSVQIGQLMHYDYSSHKYVFSISNNFRSLLPDVSPVLNKHYNICAVVGNSGILTGSQCGQEIDKSDFVFRCNFAPTEAFQKDVGRKTNLTTFNPSILEKYYNNLLTIQDRNNFFLSLKKLDGAILWIPAFFFHTSATVTRTLVDFFVEHRGQLKVQLAWPGNIMQHVNRYWKNKHLSPKRLSTGILMYTLASAICEEIHLYGFWPFGFDPNTRGDLPYHYYDKKGTKFTTKWQESHQLPAEFQLLYKMHGEGLTKLTLSHCA; this comes from the exons ATGAGAAATTGCAAAATGGTCCGGGTGGCTAGTGTGCTGGGGCTGGTGATGCTCAGCGTGGCTCTGCTGATCTTATCCCTCATCAGCTACGTGTCCCTGAAAAAGGACAATATCTTCACCACTCCCAGATATGCCAGCTCGGGAGTGCCCAGAATGTACATGTTCCACGCTGGATTCAG GTCCCAGTTTGCACTGAAGTTTCTGGACCCTTCATTTATACCAATTACAAATTCTTTGACACACGAGCTGCAGGAAAAGCCTTCCAAATGGTCGTTTAATAGAACAGCATTCTTACATCAAAG gcAAGGAATTCTCCAGCATGTTGATGTAATAAAAAATTTTTCTTTGACCAAGAATAGTGTTCAGATTGGACAGCTGATGCATTATGATTATTCCAGCCATAAGTATGTTTTCTCTATTAGCAATAACTTCAGATCACTGCTTCCAGATGTCTCACCTGTCTTGAATAAGCATTATAACATTTGTGCTGTTGTTGGAAATAGTGGAATCCTTACAGGGAGTCAGTGTGGACAAGAAATAGATAAGTCTGATTTTGTTTTTCGTTGCAACTTTGCTCCAACTGAGGCTTTCCAAAAAGATGTTGGAAGGAAAACCAACCTTACAACCTTCAATCCCAGCATCCTGGAAAAGTATTACAACAATCTTTTGACCATTCAAGATCGCAATAACTTTTTTCTAAGTTTAAAAAAGCTTGATGGGGCCATTCTTTGGATCCCAGCTTTTTTCTTCCACACTTCAGCAACTGTTACAAGAACCTTGGTTGACTTCTTTGTTGAGCATAGAGGGCAATTAAAGGTCCAGCTGGCTTGGCCAGGAAATATAATGCAGCATGTCAACAG GTactggaaaaataaacatttgtcaCCCAAGCGACTGAGCACAGGTATTCTTATGTATACTCTTGCTTCTGCAATATGTGAAGAGATCCACTTGTATGGGTTTTGGCCATTTGGATTTGATCCTAACACCAGGGGAGACCTCCCATACCATTACTACGATAAAAAAGGAACAAAGTTCACTACCAAGTGGCAGGAGTCCCACCAGTTGCCTGCAGAATTTCAGTTGCTCTACAAAATGCATGGTGAAGGACTAACTAAACTGACTTTGTCACATTGTGCCTAA